The genomic stretch TTCATTAAAACTTCCAGTTCCTTATTCAGTTCGATCCGTATCGCCTGAAATGTCCGTTTGGAAGGATGTCCACCCACTGCCCTTACCTTTGCAGGAATCGCCCCTTTGATGATCTCAGACAGCTCTCCTGTTGTCTCGATGGGCTTTATCTGCCTTTCCCTTACAATGTGCTTTGCAATATTTTTTGCAAACTTATCTTCTCCGTAATCCCTTATGATCCGGTATAAGTCAAATTCACTGTAGGTATTGACGATATCGGCTGCTGTCTGTTCATTCCTCTGATCCATACGCATGTCCAAAGGCGCATCTTCTTCCCTGTAGGTAAATCCTCTTGACCGTATGTCAAGCTGGTAAGAGGATACCCCAAGGTCCAGGTAAATTCCGTCCACTCGTTCGATTCCTAAATCCTTTAATACTGTCTTTATGTTTTCGTAATTGCTCCTTACGACCGTCACCTTATCTTCATAAGCCTTCAGCCGTTCTGTAGCTGCCTTAATGGCGTCTCCATCCTGATCAATTCCGATTAATCTTCCGTAAGTTCCAAGGCGCTTGCACACTTCTAAAGCATGTCCGCCTCCTCCCAGCGTTCCATCTACATAGATTCCGTCTGGTTTTACATTCAGGCTGTCAATGGTCTCATATAGCAGCACTGACTTGTGTTCAAACATCATATACCAAGTCCTTCCATAGCTTCCGCGATTTCTTCCATATCTTCATAGGTATTGGCTGCGATCCATGCATCCTTGTTCCAGATTTCGATACGGCTTCCCACTCCTACAAGAACTGCGTCTTTTTCGATTCCCGCATGTTCCCTTAAAACTGCCGGAAGCAGAATTCTTCCCTGCTTGTCCACTTCGCAGGCGCTTGCTCCGGCCAGAAAGAATCTGGAAAACTTTCTGGCATTGGTGTTGGTCAGCGGCAGGCTTTTTAATTTATTTTCCAGGGCAGTCCACTCATCATTATCATACACAAATAAACAGCCATCCAAACCCTTCGTAACGACGAATTCTTCTCCCAGCTGCTCTCTGAACTTCGATGGGACTATGAGACGCCCCTTTGCATCGACTGTATGATTGTATTCACCCATGAACATACCAATCACCTGCTTGTACATCGGTAGGGTTTTGGACCACTATCCCACCATTTTCTACCACTTTGCACCACTTTCCACCACTTATGCTTTAATTCTAGTACATTTACCGTGAAATAGCAAGAACAATTTCGAAGAATTTTCAATTTGATCCTGCCTGCATGTAACAGTGAACAGCCGTTCTATCAGGATTTCCATATAATGGAAAAAAGGCATTCCCTAAGTCAGTAAATTGGAACAAACTGACCAGGGAATGCCTGTCTTTTTCATTATTAATTTTCTTTGCTGTATGCGACTCCCAGCTTAGCGGGTACATTGAAATTTCTTCTGGATACGGTCAATATAATGGTCAGCAGATAAGGCAGGGCAATGAATAATTCATTGGGGAAGTAGCTTCCTCCTCCCACTGACTGCATATAAATGGCAATGGCTTCCGTAAGCCCGAATACCACGGTTCCCAAAACAGCTCCTTTGGGATTCCAGTTGCCCAAAAAGCATATGGCAAATGCGATCCAGCCGCGTCCGCCGATGATATTTGTGGTAAACATTCCCAAATATCCAACGGAGTAAAATGCGCCTGCAATACCTCCCATCACTCCGGCCAAAAGAACTGTAAAGAACCGGACTGCATTTACATTGATACCGGCTACATCCACTGCCTCCGGATTTTCCCCCGTTGAACGGATTGTCAGTCCTAAGGATGTCTTGAATAAGAGAAAATAGGACGCAGGAATGAGTAAATAAACCACATAGGTCAATATATTCTGTTGGAAAAACACCGGACCCATAACAGGAATCTTACTGAGAACGGGAATAGCGATCTCAGGCAGAGGGCTGATTTTAAGGGGCGCGGTGGGAACGCCGAACAATACCCGCTGAAGGTAAGTGCAGATTCCGGCTGCCAGCACATTAATGGCCGTTCCTGTTACAACCTGGTGCTGTTTTAAATAAATACATACCACGCCATACACGGCTGCTGCAACAAGTCCCGAAAAGATGGCGGCAAGAATTCCGATGAATGCACTGCCGGTTAAATAGGTTCCCACGAATCCACCCCAGGCTCCCATAAGGAAGATCCCTTCGATTGCGGTAACCATCATGCCCGAACGCTCTGCTATGACTTCTGCAATGGAGCCAAACAGCAGGGGCGTACTCATCATCAGTGCACGTTTTAATAAGCTTATGATCATAACCTGTTTCACGCTCCTTTCTGCAGTCTGCGCTTCTCTCTCCTGTTTTCCAGATAATGCCGGAAGAAATAGGATATGATAACGAACAGCATGACAAACCCCTGCATCAGATCCACAATGCTTGCAGGAACATTGACTCCCGGCATGCGCCCCATTAAATTCCCCATGACACTTAAAGCGCCGAACAGGAGCGAGGCGAATATGATTCCGATGGGATTGGCATTAGCAAGTATTGCGATTCCCAGGCCTGCGGAGCCCACTCCGCTGTTAAAATCCTGAATCAGCATATGCTGAACACCGTTTACTTCCGTAAATCCGGCTGCACCCGCCAGGGCGCCGCTGATAAAAAATGCGGCCACAAAGATCTTGTTTGAATCAATTCCTGACATCCTGGAGGCAGAGGCATTGCTTCCCACTGCCCGGATCCGGTATCCCAGGGGGGTTTTATAGAGAAGCACCCAGATACCCACGGCCGCCAGAACCGCCAGCACAAATCCGATATGCAGCCTGGTCCCCTTTACGATAACAGGAAGCCATGCTGACCTTGTTATGGCATCGGTCTGGGGATACTCTCCTTTGGATTCTTTTAAAAATGTGCGCAGCAGATAATTCATGACTGCCAAAGCAACGTAAGTAGACATCATGCTGACAAGGAATTCATTGGCTTTAAAGCGTGCCTTTAAAAATCCGATCAAAGCGCCCATAAGCCCACCTGCCAGTGCCGCTGTCAGGCACACAAGAATTAAAAGCACTGCTGTGGGAACCTTTCCGTCAAGCTGCAAAGATAAGGCAATGGCTGCAATAGAACCCATATAAAACTGTCCCTGTGCGCCGATATTAAACAGATTTGCCTTAAACGTGAACGCAAAGGCCAGCGCTGTAAATATAAGGGGTGTCGCCTTTAAAAACACTTCCCCCATGGTATATTTATCCGTAAACATGGCATTGATGGAATATACAAATACTTCGACCGGGTTGATATGCAGCAGCAAAAGCATGAGGCCGCTTAAGAGCAAGCCGGCAATGATGGCAGCAGCATTTGTCACAATTAAGTCCCTGACTTTTGTATTCATGCTTTACGCCTCCTTCTCCTCTTTGTAGCCGGCCATTAATAGACCGATCCGTTCTGTGTTAAGCTGGTCATGGTCGTAGATTCCCATAAAGGAGCCCTTGTAGATAACGGCAATCCTGTCGCATAGCTGGAAAATCTCCGACAATTCGGTGGATACCAGCAGAATCCCCTTTCCATTCTTCCGCTCTGCCAGGATGTTGTTATGAATGTTATTGATGGCTCCCAGATCCAGTCCCCTGGTAGGCTGGTCCATGATCAGCACCTTTCCTGCGTTTCCCACTTCTCTGGCAAGAATCACTTTCTGCTGGTTACCTCCTGATAATCCCTTGATCTGGGCATCCGGTCCCGGTGCCTTGATATCAAATTCATCAATGGCATTTTGTGTGTCTTTTTGAAGTTTCTTCTTATTTAAAAAGCCATGTGAGATCCACTTCTTATCAAAGCTTGTTTTTAGCATCATATTTTCAGCCAGGGTCATCTCTCCTACCATGGCATCCCGGTATCGGTCTACCGGTACGTATCCGATTCCCTAATCAATGCGTTCCCTGATGGAAGTGGAGGTAATATCCGCGCCATTTAAAAGTACTTTTCCCGAGGTCACAGGAAGGGCACCGCAAACTACTTCGCAAAGCTCCTCCTGGCCGTTTCCGCTGACTCCTGCCACTCCAAAGACTTCACCTTCCATGATTTCAAATGACAAATCACTTAAAAGAGGAGGTTCTCCTTTACGCTGCACAGTGACGGAAGACAGCTCCAGACAGACCTTTCTTTCTTTTTGCTCTTCTGTCTGCTCCCTCTTTGGGGGCACCATTTCTTTCCCCATCATGAGCCTTGTCAGCTCCACCTCATTGGTATCCTTTGCAGAAAGATCTCCCGTAAGCCTTCCGTTTCGCATAACGATGATCCTGTCCGCCACCTCCATGACTTCCTTCATCTTATGGGTGATGAAAATAACAGAATTTCCCCTGGACGTATACTCTTTTACAAACTCCATCAGCGTTTCCGCCTCCTGGGGCGTCAGCACTGCCGTAGGCTCATCCATAATCAGGAGGCTTGTCTTTAAATAGAGGGCCTTAAGGATTTCCACCTTCTGCTGCACTCCAACCGCAAGCTCCTCCACTTTTGCATCAACAGGAATTTGAAACCCGTACTGGGCAGAAAGCTCCTCAACTTCCTTTTTGCATTTTTCGTAATCAATCACACCGTTCACATTGCCTAAAATAATATTTTCCGTAACCGTATGGGCGGACACCAGAGAAAAATGCTGCTGGATCATGGAAATTCCCAAAGCCATGGCATCTTTTGGGGAAGTAATCCTCTGTTCCTTACCATCCATCAGGATCTGCCCCTCATCCGCCTTATAAAGGCCATAGAGGATTTTCATAACCGTGCTTTTCCCTGCCCCGTTTTCTCCCAATAATGCCAACACCTCTCCCCTATTTACCGAAAAAGAAATGTCCTTGTTTGCCACGACCCTGGCAAAATACTTTGATACATTCTTTAATTCAAAAAATGGTGTATTCACGAAGCTCCTCCTCTTCATACGATGAGGGCGACCCAGTTCAAACAATCCTGTTTTTCTCCTGTGTCAGCCCTCCGGTTATATCTTACTTCTCAAAAAACGCCTGTAAATCTACCTTGCCGTCCTTAAAATCCTTGATTCCCTGGTCTACCGCATCTTTAACTTCCTGGGAAATATTATCGGTATATACCGGTACAAAGATATCTTCATTAATACCGGCTTCATGAACCATATTTCCGGAAAGCTTGCCATCCATATATTGGCCCAGAGCCCAGATATAGAAATTCTTGAAATCAAAATTTACAGAAGCTACAACAGTATTCGGATCGATGGTTGTCTGGTCACTGGAAAAACCTATGAATTTAGCGCCTTTTGCCTTAGCTGCCTCAATGCTGCCAAGACCTACTTCGTTGGCGTATACAAACATGGTGTCTGCACCGTTGTCGATCATCTGCTCTGCCATCTGTTTGCCAAGTGCTACGTCGTTCCAGCTGTTGGCATAAGCTCTTGTAGCCTTTGCACCGGATATGCCGCGGCTTTCTGCGATCTTAACAGAATTTTTCTCATATACATCCATCAAATGCTCCATTGGTTCATTGGGGAAGCCTCCGATGGTTGCGAAGTTTCCGTTCTTTGTTATATTTCCTGCAAGAATGGAAGCTATATAGCTGGCTTCATATTCTTTTGGGAAAATAGGAGCCACATTATCTCCGTCACATTTGGAGCCGTTTACCGCACAAAAAGTGGTATCCTTATAATTGGGAGCTACTGCTGCTACCGCCTCGTCAAACTGGGAACCGGCTGCCATAATGAGGTCATAGCCTCGTTCCGCATATTCACGGAAGGTTGACTCATAGTCAGATGCCTGTACGTTCTCTACGTATTCCATTTTGGTGCCCAGTTTTTCGTTGCAGGCTGTAAGACCTGCATAGTTTGTTGCGTTCCAGCTCTGGTCATTGATGGGCCCGGGAAGAATGAGGACAATTTTATAGTCCGCCGCGCTTTTCCCTCCTGCCTGAGCCTTAGTTTCAGCTGCACCCTCTGTCTTACCGCCAGTACTGCAGCCACTGAGTACGAGTGCTGCTACTGTTACCGCTGCCATGAGTAATGCGCCAAATCTTTTCTTCATACTAAGTTCCTCCTTTTTTTGCGTCCGTTCACATTAATATCTGACATTTCTTCAATTGTCGACACGGTTCACAGACGTTAGTGTGTTGTTTGTAGTAATAGATTATCATTTTCTGGCAGCCCTCGCAATTCTATAAGATTACTATTTATACCAAAATATTAAGTTATTTGTAATTATGACCAAATAAAATAAAGACAGGAGAGACTTTTTGGTCATTTTCCCGTCTTATTCACACTAAATCAAATGGCTCTGACGCCTGTTCCGATACTCCAGGGGTGTGATCCCATATGCTTTTTTAAAAGCACTGCTGAAATATTTCGCCTCTTTGTAACCTACCATTTCCGCCACATCTGCCACCTTATATTCCACATGGTTCAAGTATGACTTCGCCTTTTGCATCCGGTATTCCGTAACGTATTCCATGAGATTTTTTCCTGTATGACGTTTAAAAAGTTCACAAAGGTAATTGGGGGATAAATGAAGCTCCCCGGCCATATCTGTTAACGTAATCCTGCCTCCATAGTGAACTGCAATATATTGAATGGCTTTTAAAACCAATAAATTACCAACCTCATTTTCCCCTTCTGCGGGCCGGTCCTGCCTTTCTTCTTTTTCATGGGTTTCCGGAAAAAGCTCCTGTTCCAATTCTCTTAATACGGATAGCAGCTCTCTAGAATCCGTGGGTTTTAACAAATATCTGGTCACTCCCAGCTCAATGGCCTTCTGGGCATAGGAAAAATTGCTGTACCCGCTTAAAATAATAATGCGGATATTTAAGTTTCTTTCCCTGATCTGGCGGATCAGCTCTAGGCCGGATACTTCCGGCATCTTGATATCTGTAATGATTACGTCAGCTTCCAATTCATACAGAGCCTTGAGAGCCGAATGAACGTCTTCAAACACCCCTGTAACCTGAAAACCTTCCTGGGCGTCCAACAGCTTAGTAAGCCCTTTTCTGATTTTCGGTTCGTCATCCACGATGATCAGCTTCATGTCTTTCGCTCTCTCCTTTCCTTCCTCCGCCCTCTGTCACAATTTCATGGTCTTTGGGTATGCGCAGGTTTACAATCGTTCCTTCTCCATATGTGCTTTCTATAGAAATTCCATAGGCTTCTCCATAATGGAGCCGGATCCGCCGGTCCACATTCCTTACTCCGATTCCTGTATGCCCTTCCTTCTCTACATCAGGCACTTCTTCCCTTAAGTGGTTAAGCTGTTCCGGAGTCATTCCTATTCCATTGTCTTCAACCGAAATAAGCA from Lacrimispora sphenoides JCM 1415 encodes the following:
- a CDS encoding response regulator transcription factor, translating into MKLIIVDDEPKIRKGLTKLLDAQEGFQVTGVFEDVHSALKALYELEADVIITDIKMPEVSGLELIRQIRERNLNIRIIILSGYSNFSYAQKAIELGVTRYLLKPTDSRELLSVLRELEQELFPETHEKEERQDRPAEGENEVGNLLVLKAIQYIAVHYGGRITLTDMAGELHLSPNYLCELFKRHTGKNLMEYVTEYRMQKAKSYLNHVEYKVADVAEMVGYKEAKYFSSAFKKAYGITPLEYRNRRQSHLI
- the rsmH gene encoding 16S rRNA (cytosine(1402)-N(4))-methyltransferase RsmH; translated protein: MMFEHKSVLLYETIDSLNVKPDGIYVDGTLGGGGHALEVCKRLGTYGRLIGIDQDGDAIKAATERLKAYEDKVTVVRSNYENIKTVLKDLGIERVDGIYLDLGVSSYQLDIRSRGFTYREEDAPLDMRMDQRNEQTAADIVNTYSEFDLYRIIRDYGEDKFAKNIAKHIVRERQIKPIETTGELSEIIKGAIPAKVRAVGGHPSKRTFQAIRIELNKELEVLMKSLDTMIDLLNPGGRLSVITFHSLEDRIVKTRFKTNEDPCICPSNFPVCVCGKKSKGKVITRKPIVPSEEEIEENKRSKSSKLRVFERI
- a CDS encoding ABC transporter permease; this translates as MIISLLKRALMMSTPLLFGSIAEVIAERSGMMVTAIEGIFLMGAWGGFVGTYLTGSAFIGILAAIFSGLVAAAVYGVVCIYLKQHQVVTGTAINVLAAGICTYLQRVLFGVPTAPLKISPLPEIAIPVLSKIPVMGPVFFQQNILTYVVYLLIPASYFLLFKTSLGLTIRSTGENPEAVDVAGINVNAVRFFTVLLAGVMGGIAGAFYSVGYLGMFTTNIIGGRGWIAFAICFLGNWNPKGAVLGTVVFGLTEAIAIYMQSVGGGSYFPNELFIALPYLLTIILTVSRRNFNVPAKLGVAYSKEN
- a CDS encoding ABC transporter permease → MNTKVRDLIVTNAAAIIAGLLLSGLMLLLLHINPVEVFVYSINAMFTDKYTMGEVFLKATPLIFTALAFAFTFKANLFNIGAQGQFYMGSIAAIALSLQLDGKVPTAVLLILVCLTAALAGGLMGALIGFLKARFKANEFLVSMMSTYVALAVMNYLLRTFLKESKGEYPQTDAITRSAWLPVIVKGTRLHIGFVLAVLAAVGIWVLLYKTPLGYRIRAVGSNASASRMSGIDSNKIFVAAFFISGALAGAAGFTEVNGVQHMLIQDFNSGVGSAGLGIAILANANPIGIIFASLLFGALSVMGNLMGRMPGVNVPASIVDLMQGFVMLFVIISYFFRHYLENRREKRRLQKGA
- a CDS encoding BMP family protein is translated as MKKRFGALLMAAVTVAALVLSGCSTGGKTEGAAETKAQAGGKSAADYKIVLILPGPINDQSWNATNYAGLTACNEKLGTKMEYVENVQASDYESTFREYAERGYDLIMAAGSQFDEAVAAVAPNYKDTTFCAVNGSKCDGDNVAPIFPKEYEASYIASILAGNITKNGNFATIGGFPNEPMEHLMDVYEKNSVKIAESRGISGAKATRAYANSWNDVALGKQMAEQMIDNGADTMFVYANEVGLGSIEAAKAKGAKFIGFSSDQTTIDPNTVVASVNFDFKNFYIWALGQYMDGKLSGNMVHEAGINEDIFVPVYTDNISQEVKDAVDQGIKDFKDGKVDLQAFFEK
- the mraZ gene encoding division/cell wall cluster transcriptional repressor MraZ — translated: MFMGEYNHTVDAKGRLIVPSKFREQLGEEFVVTKGLDGCLFVYDNDEWTALENKLKSLPLTNTNARKFSRFFLAGASACEVDKQGRILLPAVLREHAGIEKDAVLVGVGSRIEIWNKDAWIAANTYEDMEEIAEAMEGLGI